From a region of the Sminthopsis crassicaudata isolate SCR6 chromosome 6, ASM4859323v1, whole genome shotgun sequence genome:
- the LOC141547494 gene encoding olfactory receptor 10AG1-like: MSEVNITFIVEFFFLGFSDLPDLQDFLFVIFFIIYLSILIGNSLIIVITKVEPSLQTPMYFFLRNFSFLEICYTSVTLPKILTDLWTQKRTISFLGCAIQLFFILILGVTECFLLSVMAYDRYVAICKPLYYTLIMNHKMCVWLVIGSWILGIPILIGLTYQIFSLSFCSSNKIDHIFCDIPPLLKLACGDISLEEYSIYVDAGILGMIPFLFIFGSYAKIITTILKLPSAKGRSKAFLTCSSHLIVVTLYFVSGFISYLMPKSSHSSATEIVFSLFYTIVTPMFNPLIYSLRNKDFILAMRKLLPKCIGLVST; encoded by the coding sequence ATGTCAGAAGTAAATATTACATTTATAGTAGAATTCTTTTTCCTTGGATTTTCTGACCTTCCTGACCttcaagattttctctttgtgattttcttcataatttacTTGAGTATTTTGATAGGAAATAGTCTCATCATAGTAATAACTAAGGTAGAACCAAGTCTTCAAACccccatgtattttttccttagaaatttcTCCTTCTTAGAGATTTGTTACACATCAGTCACTCTTCCCAAAATCTTAACAGACCTTTGGACACAGaaaaggactatttcatttctaGGCTGTGCTATAcagcttttctttattcttattttgggAGTTACTGAATGCTTCCTTCTGTCTGTGATGGCATATGATCGTTATGTGGCAATTTGTAAGCCACTCTACTATACTCTAATCATGAATCACAAAATGTGTGTTTGGCTGGTTATTGGCTCCTGGATCCTTGGGATCCCTATTCTGATAGGACTTACTTATCAGATTTTCTCTCTGTCATTCTGTAGTTCAAACAAAATTGATCATATCTTCTGTGATATCCCTCCATTACTGAAACTGGCCTGTGGGGATATTTCTTTAGAAGAGTACAGTATCTATGTGGATGCTGGAATATTGGGGAtgattccctttctttttatatttgggtCTTATGCAAAAATCATTACCACAATTCTAAAATTGCCATCAGCTAAGGGGAGATCTAAAGCCTTTTTGACTTGTTCTTCCCACCTTATTGTTGTCACTTTATATTTTGTGTCtggttttatttcatatttgatgCCTAAATCCAGTCACTCATCAGCAACTGaaatagtattttctcttttctacacCATTGTGACTCCAATGTTTAACCCACTCATATATAGTCTCAGGAATAAGGATTTTATTTTGGCAATGAGAAAATTATTACCTAAATGTATAGGCTTAGTAAGCACATAG